CgaataattccaaaatttaAGCCCTCAGCCCAGAGGCGTGTAccgaactaaaaaaaagtctaacattttcccctttttgccTTAGGGTCTGTTCTATGAATATGAGGGAGACCATCCAAACAGACTCTAAAggcaaaaagggggaaatgttgttttcgcgAGCGCTAGCTGGCTTATAGAATAAAGGCCGGCATGgccgaaaaacgaaaaatttttgaggaatttttttccaaaatttcaatcgttaaTATCTCAGCTTCTAAGCCCAGTATTGAAAAAACATGTTGAGTTTGAAGAGATGGGCTATCccataattttaaaacaattagattatttttaggtgcagcagttgacgagaaTTTAACTGCTGCATAAAAaccgaaaaagtcaaaatttttactACTCCGCACAGTTTttcaatatataatatatcccAAACTACAATAGCTAAGCGATTGCGATTTTCACCAATCAACTTAGCGatacatttaaaacaaaacccatccatttgtaaatttaaattgtaaaaattTGTAGAACCCCTAGCTATGATTTCCGCGAAatcaaaaacccccaaaacggtCTGTTTGAGTGGCGGATGGCTTGTTAAAGTCTTACGTGAagatcgatttaaaaaaaaagaactttcaaAAATTCTTAACACCTTGTCTAACTCACGCTACCAAACTTTTTAACGTAACacatattttaaagaaatatttaggTAAgaccataaaaaaatttctaaattcaACAAGCAATCTACCACTCAAGCGCACCAAATCCCTGGACTCcccatttttttcccattccgctatgggacctaaaaatctgTAACAATTCAAGCATATCCAGTTTtctactccggattcacctgtttttgcagaattcaaatattccctgccgttcgggagatatttaatgttaaagtttgggtttttttcaaattttaacaattttggggggtcttcggtatcgctttttgggtaaatatCCCCCCTTCGACAGCcgaagctacgctttcctggccttcactttagaccgggagacatactgtaggccctttcatatagtctagtcgccagcaatatgaagcccgaggtgaagagaactcgtatgcttcggctgtcatccgccaggaacgcgagggagagtgataaaaaatggcgactaggctgggtgggaaactggtcaaaagtgccttttactagattgggaataactcggccaatctaatccggaatgtaaattccttttggattggcaTTAAGGGATAGCCGAGCAATTTTttggaagaattttttttttttaaggttagcatttacccaaaaagcgataccaaagaccccccaaaattgttaaaatttgaacccaaactttaacattacaTATCTCCTGAACGGCAAGGAACATTTgaattctgcaaaaacaggtgaatccggagtaaaaaaacTGGACATGCCTGAATTATTACAGATTTTTAagtcccatagcggaatgggaaaaaaaggggggcactcatggatttggtgcgcttgagtgtggattgcttgttaagaAACATTTACTTGGCCTTAAAAAAAGCTCTTGTCTTTGTTGAGGTGTGTAGCCTAGGCTTTAATTAAGCAAATCACGGGGAAAATCCTCAATTTTTCGTAAACACAAAACCTGGGTGATGAACCTCTCGCCCATAGATTAAAATGTATAATCAGTATCAGTGTGAACCAACTTAATTATTAGTTGGCCAATGGTtctgaatatttaatttagcaCTTTTACTTATCGTACTTAGTCATATTATCCATAGTCCGAATAATTGGTGCATTAATCGTTGTGTAACATTTTTAGTCCGTCACATGTTTTGAAccacattacattacatccGCTTTCTTGGGGTGATAGATCACTGCTTTCCCAAGAAGCTATGGTGGTGTGTTAAGTTAGAGATGTAGTGCAAAGTATTGCTTAACATTATTCATACTAATCTCGAGTTtcaaacgaaatttaaaaaaaataaacaccgTGTATTTTCCAAAAGGCATATAAATAACATTATAgacataaattttaaaaaaaggaaaccattTAAAAGTCATGTCTGGAACGCGGTATATTCGTAAAATCACAATCAACGAAATTAAACTGCATGAAAAAGCAGTTTTAAAAGTCAGCAATAAAGTTTTACGTTGGAAatcttttaatttgtttttttccattctgttttatttcttcaccACAGCTTCGCCGATGGTGGATTCTTATCTGAACGGTTGAGCGGCTGTAATCGTTTCCTTTGAAATTCTGGTGAATTAGGAGGAGAAGGAAGTGACTGTGGCATGTCAAACGAATAATTGAAATCTTCATCTGCAGTCCACTCGGGATCATTGGATTGCTTCTCTGTGTCAAACCCCGTGGGAAGTTGTTCCTGGTTTTCGTCTAGTTGAGCCCGACTTTCATCGGCGTCGAAATCGGATTTGAATGGTGTTGGCTGTTCCATGTCGTCCAAGTGTCTCAGATCTTGATTATTTGCGTGCAAGGTAAAATTTCTGAACGACGAAGACGGAGTAATTTGCGACGAATTGAGTTCTTCTTCCGTTGGAATAAGGATCATTCTGAGAGGAATGCACATTTCTGGCTCATCATCGAATTGTTCCAGCTCCAACGACAGTTCTTCCTTCTCATCTGTTAATAGCTGACTTTGTGCAGGCGGCGAGTCCTCCAACGAGGAGTCGTCATCATTGGTTGGCCAAGTCATGATCTCAAGAAACGCCTTTTAACCTAAtcacaaaaaataatcataacaaaaaaatgtcaatagtTCAAAAGTATTTTTGACGTAGTTATTGATTTTGCAcaatatttgaagaaaaaaaaactagcgcAAATGAAGTAATTAACAAGCAACTCACCGCTAAAGAGTAGAGTGTCCGACTGCAGcggaaatttcaatttccccCTTAAATAGCTTCTTTTCACACGCGCACCTTCGACGTatcgacgattttttttttttttgcagttctcagaaaatttcgaaaaaagtaCCTGAAACGgtagggaattgaacccggtcCGTATAGTCTCTCCTTCGCATTCAAGGGCAATTGCGGAAAGGTTGTGTCAATTGCGTCATTTTTTGAGAGCCTAATATACTTAAAGAATTATGtaatttatctttattttttagctaAAATAGAAGTCGTATCCGACGAGTACTCTATGGTTATTTGGTAATTGCACTTCAGTAAATAAAATTGGTTAGGCTCCCAAGTTTTAGCCAGAATCAATAGttaaaacggtttttttttaagaatcaTTCTTCTAAGAAATTAATAAGCACTAgcatatattttgtttttcttataattacaTATTTAGCAATCGGAATTTTTATTCATGCCACAAATCCAAAAATTAGAAAGTTCGACTAGTTGTGCAGGGACAGATTCGCTAGAATCGTTTGCGTTTCTCAGCGAGGCGAACATAAGGCGGCGCGATTCAACGTGGGTCAATGTGTTTTTCTAGCTCCGTTTACCATATCTATACAGAACTTTTTCTTAGTATACCCCCAAGTAAATGCGGCGATTTGAAATTCTAATTCGAAACTGGCGGGGGGGATAAACATTAGTTGAATGTCCAAAGCCCAAAGTGTTGTCATTTACAAGTGTCATCTAGGAGTGGAAGGTGGAGCTAAATAGCTTCCGACCAAAGTGCCAGGGCGATAAGACTCTCCCTCGATAGCCAAAGTTGGCCAAAATTGTCCAGAGTCGAAGACAGACTTGTAGCTTACAGACCGATTGGAATGGGTTGAAGTGAAAAACACCGATTAAGGCGTGCACTAAAAGACGATTCGAACCAACCGAATGGGGAGGATGCTGCTCCTATAGCCAACACGATCAAGGACGGTCCCCCAGCATCTTCTAAACTACAAagataaaaaacagaaactcaAAACCTCATTTGCATAATTGAAAGGACCGGGACGAGGTGGTACAAACTGCAATCTAAGAAAATGTCGGCATTGTATTGGTGAATGAAGAGACAAGCTTTCGAAATTGTGAACATGACGCcgggaggagagaaaaagaaaaaaaaaaacaacaaggcgAACGTGTGCTTGTGTTAGACTTCGGGAGGGAACGAGAAAGGATTTACGCCGGTTTTATCGCAGTAAACTTTCTTGACTACATCGAGATCCTCTGATTGGACTAGAGTTCTGAGCTCCATCTCTTCTTCGGTCCACTCTGTGCGTCGCTGCAGcccaaaaagaaggaaaaaaaaataaaataaaaacaattattataGAACGAGAAAAgtaaatcaacaacaaccaaagtaACGGAAGGAAACAGTGATTAACACTTTCGGAAATAAAAGGGGTGGGTGGAGATATGGTTACATGAACGGGTGCAAATGTATATCCGGAAAAAGCACAGCGAGAGAGAATGGGATGTTTTGAATAGGATGATCGATCGATCGAGATCTTCTAGTTCACACAGATGCAAATTGGGCGGCTGTAAATTTCACACTGGTTTAATATAACAGCTGTCGAGACAGGGAGGGGTTCAAACATTCAGGGTATTGCTGCTGTGGTGGGGGCCCCGGGGACGGTGCGAGACAGCTGCGGGAGCAAGCCCCTATTATTATTTACGTTTCCTGCAGtagacaacaaaataaaaaaaaaaagcgcgtCCGCTTCCAAAATTCCCTCCCCTAAAGCCGACTATGCTAATTTATAACCTCGTCTCGACAGCAATGAAACATCCATTCATCTTGGGaaacgagcagcagcagcaacaacaacttggGGCGACAAATTTCATTCAGTCGTCGCGATAATGAAACTGTTATGAATGCTAATAATTTAAAGATCAAAATCAATTTACCCTGTCTCTGAGTAGTTGGTTCTTTTCATCCCGCTGGATTGGCTGGACGACTATGGCCAGTTTCGCCGTCTTACGCACCAGTTCTTGAGATTCACACGCCGAGGCCCTGATGACCCGGACTAGTTCGTCGGACATTTCCATCAGTTTCAAAGCACTTTGCGGGTTCAGTTGCGGAGGAATGTTGCCCTGAAGAAAATGGAGATTAAGTTTCattagtgaaaaaaatataaatgtgtGATGTCACCTCTGAGAGTGACGACAGGTACAAGTAAATGGCTTTGTAGTCCACATCACAACAGGAGCTTGGTTCGGGGTGCTCCTCAAACAGGGCAATCCACTTGAGCATCACAGAGGGGTTGAACCCAAATCGTTGGACTTCAACAGATTCCCTTACAGCAGAGATCCATTCCTCAATGGGAGAAGGTGTAAGGTCGCTGCGCTTTATCTCAACACTGCACCAGAAAGCACAAAAGATTAGAACGGTGTCACTTACAGGTTGATACAAATAGAGAATATACCTTTCATCGGGATCCTCTTTTACAGGTTCAGCCCATGTGCTCATATTCATGAAAATTTTCTGCAGGCCAACTTCTGAAATCGCATTGATAGGGAACATTTTCCGTACTTCCTCATACTCTCCATGAAATCCATTCTTTCTCACGTAATCAATGATTTTGCTCAAATTCTCTTCAGTCCAAACGTTGGTAATGTTTTCGCATTTCGTTTTCCTTAATGTGGCTGGTGTCGTGATTGGAGCTCTTTCAATTACAGCTTTCCTTACGCGTTTCGCCTTTTTGACAGGACTCCTCGGTTTAGTTGGGCTCTTCTTAGGCGACGAGCTATCCCGGGAATCttccattttaattaaaacagaTTTGTCGATTTGAcgaatttgaagaagaaaaaagttcctGTGTTCAAAGATTAGCAGACGAATTCCGTTGAAAGCAACAAGTTAAAATTACGGTACACAGATGGCGCTGATgggaataaaaattcaaaaatcacgtaggaaaaaacgacaaaatggcacaaaatgcCTAGCAATCGTCTCAGTCCCGCTTGCAAgcgtgtaataataataatacgggGCCTCTAACTCAGTTTTTTCCCGTCAAAGAGGATAACAGGCGAGAGAAGGGAgtctagtaaaaaaaaatgggagggCATGATGTGTCGGTGGGGGTGAAAAGTCCATATACTAAAAAACAGGAGTAAAACGCATCAAATAGGATTACACGGGCCAACCCCGCGTCAACATTGATATAAGCACGCGAAACCCTATCCGGCACGCCAGCCCCGCTTCTCCTTTGCACGGTATACACACGTCTATAAATGTACATATACATATTCGTCATGGCGACACAGGCACACTCGGGGTcctccccttttttgtttttgttttcaaatccaAAGAAAAACCCTTTACCTTGATCTTCTTTTTCCTACACGTTAGCTGGCGCTCTTtgactttttagttttttaaaaatgtctatagaaaaaacaactttttgtttctccgTCTCAAAGTTGCTCACAGGTTCTGCTGGAAAATGTTGTGTATGGCTTATAATATAGATGCGACTTTGTGCAGCAGACGGCGGACATCACATTTCAAACTCGCTTTATACGTAAGATCGCGCAACACGACAGAAAACATTGAACGCTGTCTGCGCTGATGTCGTCGTTGCGTTTGTGTCAACTTTCGCGGcggttatattattttttaaaattttatttgaatattatataatatttgCCGTCGTTAAAAATGTGTGTACAAGTGCGAGCGCGCGTGGATgtatagaagaaaaagttgaacgcGCGTTCAACCGAGCGGAAAATCGACCGCAAAATCTGAACGCGCGGGTCTCGCCACTTTTggggctgttgttgctgttgttgctgttgttgtctgATGATTATGACTGTGTTTAAAGACCATCAAGGAGAGAAGAGACAGCAGGAGGTAGACCATTAGAGGTGGCGTCCATCATTTCGGTCGTccacaataaaaaagaaacaaccgaCAACCTTCATTatcgttggctttttttttcaaatggccGGCCCTCCGCTCTGTCTAAATACATTCATGAACATTGAACATCACAACTCTTGTTGTTATGTCCTCCTTTTCCCCCCCTCCTATACAGACAAAAACATCAGAAAAGTGAACGTTGTATGCTTCTAAATATATAACAAACGACAATCGGTCGAGCTGTTCTGCTGGACTGTGTGGGCGATGTTCATCACGCTCGGCTGGCAAACCGGGCGAGAGTTATTGGCCAGAAATTATAAGggcggaaagagagagagatagtttCCCAACCTGTGGCTCCTGATTGTTGACACGATCCCCCACGATCGTTAGAACCAAAGAGGGAAATAGAGACACAAAagcaaaaattgaaagaatgaaATTTATTGATCCTGTCAGAGTCCACCATCAACTGGGAGACAACATTTCCAACCCCTTTTTGTTGAAAagtttcatgatttttttagCCTAACACATTTTCCGTGTAATTAGGGGGGTGAAGCTCAGCAGAGAAGAGGATTTTCTATAGTATAGGATATAGCCAAAGCGACGCAAAAGGTATACTATAATCATGTCCCATATCTTGtcctttatttttatgattctattttccccctttctcttttctgttttgctATTTATCCCATTTTTTAAGTATATGTATATACTATACTAGTCAAATCCTGTTCTGGTTCTCAAGAGGTTTGTTAAAGGCTTCTTCTTACACGTCTACATATACAGCTGAGATGGACGCGATGGTATATCAtgattatttctatttcacaTTGACACGGAAAATCTAGCGACTTATGGCATAAGGGGGAATAactattcctttttcttcttctatatgtAGGCCCTTTTTTATATTCTGTTCAAAATGTTTCCAAAGAGAGTCAGGTGACTTGTGTATAACCCTTTTCACATAGTATGTACAACTATCCAGATTAATTTACGACGTAGGATGTACTTTGTATACGTGCCATCGAGCAGAAAGGATTCTacattatttattctttttttttttatctacgtgTAAATGCTTTAGTCTCTATAGTGTAGAGGCGTATAAAAACACGACTGCGTTGATGATAGGACACACGCTAAAAGCCTCGTCGCAAAGAAGAGTAGAAAAGCTGTTAAATTTCGATATGTCGAGCTGATGCTGATGCTGGGGGTTTTTCATCCGCTGGGGGATATCGATCCCTTGGCGATGggcttgaaacaaaaaatacaacattTGTCGCAACAAGGGAACAATTAAAGGAGACCTCATTAACGCAGCAGCCTATAAATATATATGTGAGTGTTGTGTAGGCCCATCAATTTGTCAGCAAATAAGTAACTCGGAAAGGATTTGGTTCATTCTTAGAAACAATTggcctatttttctttttaaaataatttcctaAATGTGTACGATGTTTTTTACAATAATTGATTCATATGAAAAGAAAGTTTTTAAACTATTATATTTGATGGAATCGAATAGGGGCGTACACATATAGGCCGGCCTCTGTGCTGTGGCACAAGAAATTATTGTGATGAATGAGCGCCGTGttccatttgaaaataaaatatcccTCCCCAccgaaaaacatttgaattgtttctcttattttccaTTTAGACATTGGATGCGCAGTTGTATAATAGTTGTCTCGctcttaatattttttcctctttcaataTTCTTTGAATCTATCAATTTCCTTTTGGTGGAGCTATTAAAAGTTACACGGGCGATATAATCGATCGATTCCTATCCATGTAGCATTGTAGCATTTCGTGGAATGAgtcaaaaaagaatcaaagaagagaaagaaaacgagtcgtcgtcggccgaattttgaaatgtttgtcctctctctcgtcgtcgtcgtcgtctctttcTCCGCTGCTGTGCACACATCAGTGGGTGACTGGCGCCAGAGTTCTGTCCAGCCAATGGAAACGATCCGAAATTGATTGGCTTTTCGAGCGCGCGCGCACggccaaaaaaaccttcaaatttaaaaaaacaaaaacaaaaaaatataaaaaacgtCCCCGCGCTCTCGCTCGTCCAGCagcacaaattttaaaaaaagaagaatataataaaagaaaagaaaaaaagaaatatatatcaaGAAAAATGGTAGAATAACTCGTATGTCGGACATAATCGACAAGCTCCGAATGCCTGAATCGAGTGGTTATGCTTGTCTTTTCTGATTctcgtctctctttctctcttatttcctTGTGTTTTCTGCCATGATGAGTGTCGTGCTGTccttatattcttttcttttgtttttgttgttcgtCCCCTCTCTTTATCCATCtcgtcattcttcttcttttcaattctattttttttttggtttgggttgttggttgtttgtttgttgtttgattcCCTTTTCCACAtaactgcagcagcagcgcggATAGGGCCAATGTTTTCCTATATCCGTACAGATACGCGTCAGCACAAAAGAGCTAGCGGATCCCAAcaatctatacacacacaagtctaTTGTCTCTCCTACAACGTATTGATGGCTTGCTGTTGTGTATAgcatattatatattataatatatttatttccttttcgtgTTTTCTTTGGGCTTTTCATTATTATCTATTGCTGCCCACTCTATTCACTTGTCCTATCAATTATTATTTGGACATGTATATACCTGTTTTTATATGTGGATGGGGGAGGGTAGGAAGGCTGGAATTTGCTGTAAACTTTTTCGACTAATGGCAATCAGCAGTTTGACGTCAGCAAACTGCAAATGGGTCCCTTTTTCATTGAAAGATTATTAGAgggtatataataataagggATTAAACGGTGCGTATATATAGCAGAAAGGATTAGGCTATTATTACCTCAAACACGTCAGAGACTATATACAAATCTGTGTAAGAAAAATCCTCCTGTAGAGTTGAAAACGTTCCACCAGGAGTTTTGATCATATAATATCCCGTTTTGGAAATCGGGGCGTGGGCGTTATTATATAACACGAGTCTCCCATAGTTTCCTCCAATGGGGCTTAAACACCATGCAAATGCGCATCTATATAATAGCCATGCAGTATACTATAGTCTATGCTATAGAGATACATTATACATGTGCAATGGGAGAGCTATATAATATACAGCGCTCGGCTTATAGAAATTCAAACCGCCGCAGACAGCCACGCATAAAGTGGCTGCTGGCATCAAGAGAAGGAGCAGCGCAGAGAGAGatgtataatatatatttgaCAGCAGAAGACTGTGTGACATGTATGGAACATCTACACAAAGGCGAATCATGCAGAGCGTGAAGAAtaaatacagcagcagcatgcaGCAGGAGAGAGAGTGCATATATAGATCCTAATGGGATCTGCAGCACACAGCAGAGAATCACATCTATAAGCCTCTCTTATTCTCTCTGCATCAGCCCTCCGagggaaaatatatatatcgaAAAGTCAAAGCGTGTTATATAAAAGGAGTGATGCTCTTATATTATATACACGCGGATAAAAGAGCCTGGCTGTGTGTAGAGTAATGGTGGAAATCACTTGTCGTCTATATAGActcgttctctctctttctgtatTATAAGTGATTCGTTGTGTGTGGGAAATGGCCGTCTCTCCGCAACGCCCAAATATCAATAGAGGCACAAATATAAATGTATAGTGTAGATAGATCGATAATCGCTTAACACATTATAGAAATGTGTACAAGAGATGACTGTGTGTAAGAGTGGAGGGGAAACTGCATTGTAAACACGGGTTATTATAAGATGTGAAGGACaatggcgggaaatttgacaACTGCTggccatttcaaaaa
The sequence above is drawn from the Daphnia pulicaria isolate SC F1-1A chromosome 1, SC_F0-13Bv2, whole genome shotgun sequence genome and encodes:
- the LOC124320732 gene encoding uncharacterized protein LOC124320732; translation: MEDSRDSSSPKKSPTKPRSPVKKAKRVRKAVIERAPITTPATLRKTKCENITNVWTEENLSKIIDYVRKNGFHGEYEEVRKMFPINAISEVGLQKIFMNMSTWAEPVKEDPDESVEIKRSDLTPSPIEEWISAVRESVEVQRFGFNPSVMLKWIALFEEHPEPSSCCDVDYKAIYLYLSSLSEGNIPPQLNPQSALKLMEMSDELVRVIRASACESQELVRKTAKLAIVVQPIQRDEKNQLLRDRRRTEWTEEEMELRTLVQSEDLDVVKKVYCDKTGVNPFSFPPEV
- the LOC124325611 gene encoding uncharacterized protein LOC124325611, whose amino-acid sequence is MTWPTNDDDSSLEDSPPAQSQLLTDEKEELSLELEQFDDEPEMCIPLRMILIPTEEELNSSQITPSSSFRNFTLHANNQDLRHLDDMEQPTPFKSDFDADESRAQLDENQEQLPTGFDTEKQSNDPEWTADEDFNYSFDMPQSLPSPPNSPEFQRKRLQPLNRSDKNPPSAKLW